TGATTACCATTGTGTTGATTCCCGAAAAGATTTTTGCCCGATATAATTTTTCAAAACCTGTTTTTCGTTTGATATCCAAAGTGAAATCGAGCTTAGGAAAACAGTTCAAGAAAAAATCAACAAGTTCTATTTACACTATTGGTTTGCTTAATGGATTTTTACCTTGTGGTTTAGTCTATGCTGCTTTGTTTGGAGCCATTGCTATGCAAAACGAATGGTATGGTATGACTTACATGATTTTATACGGATTAGGAACGGTTCCTTTGATGAGCGCTATAGTTTATATGGCGCATTGGCTTGGCAATCCTATTCGTAGCAAAATGCAAAAACTAATTCCCATAGTGGCAGTGGGAATCGGGATGCTCTTTATTCTAAGAGGGTTGGGAATCGGAATTCCTTATGTGTCACCTAGTACGATGAGCTTGTTTATCCAAGCACATCCTAATTGTCATTAAAACCTAAAATAATTATACTCATGGAAAAACACAATTTACTACAAGAATTCCCTGAACTTCAGGATAAAATCCACGAATTAAAAGTATCCGATACGCATTTCAGAAAACTATTTGATGATTACCACGAATTGGAGCATCAGATTCACCGAATCAATATCGGAACTGAAATTGCTAACGAACAATTTACGCACGAATTAAAAGCGAAGTTGTTGTTCCTAAAAGATGAAATATACGCCTATTTGAATAGATAATTTGATTATCAATTAGTAGAAAACCACGTTGAGAAACGTGGTTTTTTTTTATGAGAAATGCAGTTGAAAAAGAAAAGATTTAAACGGTCATAGAGAACAACTTAGTTTGTGGTAACTGACGTTTTAATCGTAAATCAAAGGCCATGCAAATATTACGAACAAAGGGTTTTCCGGCTTCGGTAACGGTTATAGTATCTTTAGATATTTCTAGTAAACCATCAACAACCATCTCCTGTAACTCTATGAGTACCTCCGGAATATCATCAAAGTAATCACTTTCATTTTTCCAAGAAGTAGTAAACTGACACATTAAATTCAAGATGTGTTTCCGAATGATT
The window above is part of the Flavobacterium sp. N1994 genome. Proteins encoded here:
- a CDS encoding sulfite exporter TauE/SafE family protein; the encoded protein is MLYTALLFGLISSLHCIGMCGPIAMMLPLDRNNLTKKTFQIIVYHLGRITAYASLGLVFGLLGKGLYLAGIQQQMSIVIGIMMITIVLIPEKIFARYNFSKPVFRLISKVKSSLGKQFKKKSTSSIYTIGLLNGFLPCGLVYAALFGAIAMQNEWYGMTYMILYGLGTVPLMSAIVYMAHWLGNPIRSKMQKLIPIVAVGIGMLFILRGLGIGIPYVSPSTMSLFIQAHPNCH
- a CDS encoding YdcH family protein; protein product: MEKHNLLQEFPELQDKIHELKVSDTHFRKLFDDYHELEHQIHRINIGTEIANEQFTHELKAKLLFLKDEIYAYLNR